The Erythrolamprus reginae isolate rEryReg1 chromosome 3, rEryReg1.hap1, whole genome shotgun sequence genome contains a region encoding:
- the LOC139165410 gene encoding protocadherin beta-16-like: MCASIRFSVPEEKKKGFLVANVLKELKLKTGELSTRKAHLVAEGTHEYFLLDIHTGNLLINDKIDRETLCGQNDPCLLLSQLVLENPLDIFNIEIKIEDVNDNAPKFWKKEIKVDILENILINMIFPLELAQDDDLGNNSIQNYILSPNEHFHLEEQKNEDGNDNIYLVVKKMLDRERVPFLELILMAIDGGVPKKTGTVQININVLDHNDNFPLFSKSEYQARIKENLPKGTLVIKVEATDLDLGSNAQILYSFHQVPERINNLFYLNEITGEISVWGQIDYEKEKSYSMSIRATDGGGLPGQCKILIEVEDENDNPPEVSIISLISTLKEDSPPDTMVALFSVRDPDSGDNSKTVCSVEMNLPFVLKATNNNFYQLVLQSPLDRETVTEYNITITAIDWGSPRLTSTRLINVQISDVNDNSPHFEKPSYDMQIRENNIPGLLIGSVRALDLDTKLNAKVSYLVLPGKGDGLVTSYISVNSETGNMYALRSLDYEQIRGFRVTVRASDGGSPSLSSDVIVQIHIVDENDNAPFFLYPLQNNTSPCNELLPKSAETGYLITKVVAVDADSGQNSWLSYELLKATDPALFSIGAQNGEVKTRRALNERDTNKQRLVILVRDNGLPPQTSTALLNVLLVDGFSDPFLRRVDVSVQEPEEDKTLTKYLVICLAAVSFVFLVCIVVFIVVKVFKKDTQSHFTAAVPHFPPANSDPPENCADSQNGSLSRTYRYDVCLTGGSLSSEFRFLRPFFPVFSVGDVNIPGDNNISAGIQDTSEQVAVNGEKKEVSEGVTAVGDAAVVWLLGTGKKVANILRNPKDKIQE; the protein is encoded by the exons ATGTGTGCTTCAATTCGCTTTTCTGTccctgaagaaaagaaaaaggggttTCTGGTGGCTAATGTGCTCAAGGAATTGAAACTGAAGACAGGGGAGCTCTCCACACGCAAAGCACATTTAGTTGCTGAGGGCACCCATGAATACTTCCTCCTTGATATTCATACTGGGAATCTGTTGATTAATGATAAAATAGACAGAGAAACTTTATGTGGCCAGAATGATCCTTGTCTACTTCTTTCTCAGCTTGTTTTGGAAAATCCCTTAGATATTTTTAATATTGAAATCAAGATAGAAGATGTGAATGACAATGCGCCTaaattttggaaaaaagaaattaagGTGGACATTCTTGAAAATATTCTAATAAATATGATATTTCCCTTAGAATTAGCTCAGGATGATGACTTGGGAaataatagcatccaaaattatatTCTTAGTCCCAATGAGCATTTTCATCTTGAAGAACAAAAGAATGAAGACGGAAATGACAATATATACCTTGTTGTGAAGAAAATGTTAGATAGGGAGAGGGTGCCATTCCTTGAATTGATTCTAATGGCTATTGATGGAGGAGTTCCAAAGAAAACTGGCACAGTTCAAATTAATATTAATGTTCTGGATCATAATGATAATTTTCCTCTGTTTAGTAAGTCTGAATATCAGGCAAGAATAAAGGAGAACCTCCCTAAGGGAACTCTTGTGATTAAGGTGGAAGCTACAGATCTGGATTTGGGTTCAAATGCACAGATCCTCTACTCCTTCCATCAGGTGCCTGAAAGgataaacaatttattttatttaaatgaaatTACTGGTGAAATAAGTGTTTGGGGACAGATTgattatgaaaaagaaaagagttaTAGCATGAGCATCAGAGCCACAGATGGAGGGGGTCTTCCAGGTCAGTGCAAGATACTGATAGAGGTTGAAGATGAGAATGACAACCCCCCCGAAGTGTCAATCATATCTCTGATTAGCACTTTAAAGGAGGACTCTCCCCCGGACACAATGGTGGCCCTCTTCAGTGTGAGAGACCCAGACTCTGGAGACAACAGCAAAACGGTCTGCTCCGTTGAGATGAATCTCCCTTTTGTGCTGAAAGCCACCAACAACAACTTTTATCAGCTTGTGCTCCAAAGTCCCCTAGACAGAGAGACAGTCACTGAATACAacatcaccatcactgccattgaCTGGGGATCTCCTAGGCTCACTTCAACAAGACTGATTAATGTTCAGATCTCCGATGTCAATGATAACTCTCCCCATTTTGAAAAGCCTTCATACGACATGCAGATCCGGGAGAATAATATTCCAGGCTTGCTCATCGGCTCAGTCCGCGCTCTGGATCTGGACACAAAGCTGAATGCTAAAGTGAGTTACTTAGTTCTGCCCGGGAAGGGTGATGGCCTGGTGACCTCTTACATCTCAGTCAACTCAGAAACCGGAAACATGTATGCCCTGCGATCCCTGGACTATGAGCAGATAAGAGGCTTCAGAGTTACTGTGAGGGCATCTGATGGAGgttctccttccttgagctcaGACGTGATTGTCCAAATCCACATCGTAGATGAGAATGACAATGCTCCCTTCTTCCTGTATCCCCTCCAGAACAACACATCCCCATGCAATGAGCTGCTTCCAAAGTCAGCCGAGACTGGTTATCTGATCACCAAGGTGGTGGCAGTGGATGCAGATTCTGGCCAAAACTCTTGGCTTTCCTACGAATTGCTGAAGGCCACGGACCCAGCCCTTTTCAGCATAGGAGCGCAGAATGGGGAAGTGAAAACCAGGAGAGCCCTGAATGAGCGAGACACAAACAAGCAGAGGCTGGTGATCCTGGTCAGAGACAATGGTCTTCCTCCACAGACCAGCACAGCGTTGCTTAATGTTCTTCTTGTGGATGGCTTTTCGGATCCCTTCCTGAGGAGGGTGGATGTCAGTGTGCAAGAACCGGAAGAAGATAAAACCTTGACCAAATATTTGGTGATCTGCTTGGCTGCAGTCTCCTTTGTGTTCCTGGTCTGCATTGTTGTGTTTATTGTGGTCAAAGTGTTCAAGAAGGACACCCAAAGCCATTTTACTGCAGCTGTTCCTCACTTCCCACCTGCCAATTCTGATCCTCCAGAGAACTGTGCTGATTCACAGAATGGGTCGCTTTCCAGGACTTACCGTTATGATGTTTGTTTGACTGGTGGATCCTTAAGTAGCGAATTCCGATTTCTCAGGCCCTTTTTTCCTGTCTTTTCGGTGGGAGATGTTAACATCCCAGGGGACAATAATATTTCTGCAGGCATCCAAGATACTTCTGAGCAGGTTGCAGTTAATGGCGAAAAGAAAGAG GTGTCAGAGGGAGTTACAGCAGTTGGAGATGCTGCTGTTGTTTGGCTTCTGGGCACTGGCAAAAAAGTAGCCAACATCTTAAGAAATCCCAAAGACAAGATTCAGGAATGA